GCGGTTCCTGTCCCAGCCGTTCAACGTCGGCGAGGTGTTCACCGGCCTGAAGGGGGTCACCGTCCCGATCGAGGAGACGGTCGAGAGCTTCGAGATGCTGGTGGACGGCGAGCTCGACGACCTGCCCGAGCAGGCCTTCCTGAACGTCGGCAACGCCGAGTCGGCCAGGGCCAAGGCCAAGCAGCTGGCCGAGCAGTAGGCGGTCGGCGCCGTGCCCCTCGAGGTCCAGCTGGTGTCGCCCGAGCGCATCCTGTTCTCGGGCGACGCCGACATGGTCGTCACCCGCACCCTCGACGGCGAGGTCGCCTTCCTCGCCGGCCACGCCCCGTTCATCGGCGCGCTCGCCGAGCACGTCGCCCGCGTGCACCTCGCCGACGGCACCGTGCAGCGGGTCGCCGTGCACGGCGGCTTCGTCGAGGTCAGCGCCAACCGCTGCACGCTGCTGTCCGACGTGGCCGAGCTGCCCGAGCACGTCGACCTCGAGCGGGCCAGGCGGGCGAGGGAGCGGGCCGAGGCCCGCCTCCGCGAGGGCGACGACGCCGAGGCCGAGGCCGCCCTCCGCCGGGCCATGGTCCGCATCGAGGTCGCCGAGTCCCGCTGACCCCGGGCGGTCCCGTCGCCGTCGCGGACGGCGGCTGGGGTCAGCCCGAGGCGATGAGGGCGA
This is a stretch of genomic DNA from Acidimicrobiales bacterium. It encodes these proteins:
- the atpC gene encoding ATP synthase F1 subunit epsilon, with the translated sequence MPLEVQLVSPERILFSGDADMVVTRTLDGEVAFLAGHAPFIGALAEHVARVHLADGTVQRVAVHGGFVEVSANRCTLLSDVAELPEHVDLERARRARERAEARLREGDDAEAEAALRRAMVRIEVAESR